Proteins encoded within one genomic window of Cellulomonas flavigena DSM 20109:
- a CDS encoding CDGSH iron-sulfur domain-containing protein, whose product MTAPDGPSAPTSRPARVRITPCQDGPLLVRGPVELVGADGEAIVPRRRTVALCRCGGTGTPPWCDGTHKVNGFRTQD is encoded by the coding sequence GTGACGGCACCCGACGGCCCGTCGGCGCCCACGTCGCGTCCCGCGCGCGTGCGGATCACCCCGTGCCAGGACGGCCCGCTCCTGGTGCGCGGCCCCGTCGAGCTCGTCGGCGCGGACGGCGAGGCGATCGTGCCGCGCCGCCGGACGGTCGCGCTGTGCCGCTGCGGCGGCACGGGCACCCCGCCGTGGTGCGACGGCACGCACAAGGTCAACGGCTTCCGCACCCAGGACTGA
- a CDS encoding iron-containing redox enzyme family protein, whose product MTTQLPSAAPLTAGPQSPMPLPTPRGPVSDTLLRVLAGTTEPAALHEEVAGVLAAPTGSWLEHDDVQLTLTCMYELHYRGLDGVDDDWEWQPDVLAARAELERAVEAELRERVRVDVPVDTSAGAVAQTLFALAAADDGPSMSRWIARRAQRRHLEELLVHRSLYQLKEADPHTWSVPRLGGAPKVALMEIQSDEYGAGDPERQHAALFAQAMRGLGLDDTYGRYVDHVPAITLAHPNVMSMLGLHRRLRGAIVGHLAAFEMTSSIPNRLYGNGMRRVGLGEDVTEYFDEHVEADAVHEQIAGRDMAGRLVEQDPRLGGDVMWGAAVCLALDGWWAQHVLERWEAGEPSLREPLR is encoded by the coding sequence ATGACCACCCAGCTGCCGTCCGCGGCTCCCCTCACGGCGGGGCCGCAGTCGCCCATGCCGCTGCCCACGCCGCGCGGCCCGGTGAGCGACACGCTGCTGCGGGTGCTCGCCGGCACCACCGAGCCCGCCGCGCTGCACGAGGAGGTCGCGGGCGTGCTGGCCGCGCCCACCGGCTCGTGGCTGGAGCACGACGACGTCCAGCTCACGCTGACGTGCATGTACGAGCTGCACTACCGCGGGCTCGACGGCGTCGACGACGACTGGGAGTGGCAGCCGGACGTCCTCGCGGCCCGGGCCGAGCTCGAGCGCGCCGTCGAGGCGGAGCTGCGCGAGCGCGTGCGCGTCGACGTTCCCGTCGACACGTCCGCGGGGGCCGTCGCGCAGACGCTGTTCGCGCTCGCCGCCGCCGACGACGGTCCGAGCATGTCCCGCTGGATCGCGCGCCGCGCGCAGCGCCGGCACCTCGAGGAGCTCCTCGTGCACCGGTCGCTGTACCAGCTGAAGGAGGCGGACCCGCACACGTGGTCCGTGCCGCGCCTCGGCGGCGCGCCGAAGGTCGCGCTCATGGAGATCCAGTCGGACGAGTACGGCGCGGGGGACCCCGAGCGGCAGCACGCGGCCCTGTTCGCGCAGGCCATGCGCGGCCTCGGGCTCGACGACACGTACGGCCGCTACGTCGACCACGTGCCGGCGATCACGCTCGCGCACCCCAACGTCATGTCGATGCTCGGCCTGCACCGCCGGCTGCGCGGGGCGATCGTCGGGCACCTCGCGGCGTTCGAGATGACGTCGTCGATCCCCAACCGCCTGTACGGCAACGGCATGCGCCGCGTGGGGCTGGGCGAGGACGTCACGGAGTACTTCGACGAGCACGTCGAGGCCGACGCGGTGCACGAGCAGATCGCCGGGCGTGACATGGCCGGCAGGCTCGTCGAGCAGGACCCGAGGCTCGGTGGTGACGTGATGTGGGGCGCGGCGGTGTGCCTCGCGCTCGACGGGTGGTGGGCGCAGCACGTGCTGGAGCGCTGGGAGGCCGGCGAGCCGTCGCTGCGGGAGCCGCTGCGGTGA
- the lgt gene encoding prolipoprotein diacylglyceryl transferase, translating into MHLGIPSPDLAWSGFSLGPLTIHTYALCLLTGIAAAIWLTSRRLTARGGPPGVVEDIALWAVPFGIVGARIYHVLTHWSDYVGPGKNLVEVLYVWEGGIAILGSLIGGTVGAAIACRRAGVRLWSFADALAPAMLLAQAIGRLGNWFNHELYGAPTTLPWGLEIPPDNGAFPPDLPPDTLFHPLFLYEMLWNLLGIAVILWLERRFALRWGRAFGVYLVWYGAARVWLEMLRIDPTSVTPLGLPANVWGALAAVAAGVTLIVVQGRRHPEPETSVVVPGGPADQPQDEGADGEGGDEPAVTIEASDAAPPPASLPTGGAPAAAPTVDPGADAERTEPADDRT; encoded by the coding sequence GTGCACCTCGGCATCCCCAGCCCCGACCTGGCATGGTCCGGCTTCTCCCTCGGCCCCCTGACCATCCACACCTACGCGTTGTGCCTGCTCACGGGCATCGCGGCCGCCATCTGGCTGACGAGCCGCCGGCTGACCGCCCGCGGCGGGCCGCCCGGGGTCGTGGAGGACATCGCCCTGTGGGCCGTGCCGTTCGGGATCGTCGGCGCGCGGATCTACCACGTGCTGACGCACTGGTCCGACTACGTCGGGCCGGGCAAGAACCTCGTCGAGGTGCTGTACGTGTGGGAGGGCGGCATCGCCATCCTCGGCTCGCTGATCGGCGGCACGGTCGGCGCCGCCATCGCGTGCCGACGGGCCGGCGTCCGGCTGTGGTCGTTCGCCGACGCGCTCGCGCCCGCGATGCTCCTCGCGCAGGCGATCGGCCGGCTGGGCAACTGGTTCAACCACGAGCTGTACGGCGCCCCGACGACCCTGCCGTGGGGCCTCGAGATCCCCCCGGACAACGGCGCGTTCCCGCCGGACCTGCCGCCGGACACGCTGTTCCACCCGCTGTTCCTCTACGAGATGCTCTGGAACCTCCTCGGCATCGCGGTGATCCTGTGGCTCGAGCGGCGGTTCGCGCTGCGCTGGGGCCGCGCGTTCGGCGTGTACCTCGTCTGGTACGGCGCCGCACGCGTGTGGCTCGAGATGCTGCGCATCGACCCGACGAGCGTCACGCCGCTCGGCCTGCCCGCGAACGTCTGGGGTGCGCTGGCTGCCGTCGCCGCGGGCGTGACGCTGATCGTCGTGCAGGGGCGTCGGCACCCCGAGCCGGAGACGTCCGTGGTGGTGCCGGGCGGGCCGGCCGACCAGCCGCAGGACGAGGGCGCCGACGGTGAGGGCGGCGACGAGCCGGCCGTCACCATCGAGGCGTCCGACGCCGCTCCCCCGCCCGCATCCCTGCCGACCGGCGGTGCGCCTGCGGCCGCGCCCACCGTCGACCCGGGGGCCGACGCGGAGCGGACCGAGCCCGCGGACGACCGCACCTGA
- a CDS encoding NADPH-dependent FMN reductase: protein MSTYQVAYFVGSLSSTSINRTLSKALIRLAPDDLEFTEIPIGDLPLYSPDFDEDYPPEARALKDALAGADAVLFITPEYNRSIPGALKNAIDWASRPWGQNSFDHMPAAVIGASIGQIGTAVAQQSLRGVLTFCNARQMTAPEAYIWFKPEVYTEDGEVTDEDTKSFLRGFMEEFRAHVERVLTVLPRD from the coding sequence ATGAGCACGTACCAGGTCGCGTACTTCGTCGGCAGCCTGTCGTCCACGTCGATCAACCGCACGCTCAGCAAGGCGCTGATCCGCCTCGCGCCCGACGACCTGGAGTTCACCGAGATCCCCATCGGCGACCTGCCGCTGTACAGCCCCGACTTCGACGAGGACTACCCGCCCGAGGCACGGGCACTGAAGGACGCGCTCGCCGGCGCCGACGCCGTCCTGTTCATCACGCCCGAGTACAACCGGTCCATCCCCGGGGCGCTGAAGAACGCGATCGACTGGGCCTCGCGCCCGTGGGGCCAGAACTCGTTCGACCACATGCCGGCCGCCGTGATCGGCGCGTCGATCGGGCAGATCGGCACGGCCGTCGCGCAGCAGAGCCTGCGCGGCGTGCTGACGTTCTGCAACGCCCGGCAGATGACCGCGCCGGAGGCGTACATCTGGTTCAAGCCCGAGGTGTACACGGAAGACGGCGAGGTCACCGACGAGGACACCAAGTCGTTCCTGCGCGGGTTCATGGAGGAGTTCCGCGCCCACGTCGAGCGCGTCCTCACGGTCCTGCCGCGCGACTGA